From Malus sylvestris chromosome 1, drMalSylv7.2, whole genome shotgun sequence:
TAgctgcttcagctttttcctttgatttcagcttattctcacagcagcttccaaaataagccttttttttttcagtttaccaaacacctaaaaccctcacagtttttttttataagtgctttttttaagcacctcactcccaaaccatccCTAAGTTCTAACCACGCATTGTACTATTCAATAATTCTAACCATAGTACTAAAGATGCTAGATAGCATAGCAATATTTTACATATCTAATGGATAACTAATGGTCCCCATGCAGATGTAGTTGTAGACCAAGATGGTAGCTAGGTATGGCATAGTACACTATATTGACGTGCGCGGCTGACATGGTGTTCCCACATCCAATTCCGAcctaaaaattatcaaaaagtACTTGGCATTGTTGTATGATATTCATGTTTGAGAGAAACGCAGCTTGAGAGTAGTAGTGATCATACAACCGTTGGCACTTGTACTGCGTTTTCTTTGAGACCACAAGTCGATGTTTGTGAGTAATGACAATCGACAGAGAGAAGTTGTACTATGTTTTCGTGGCCTTAAGCTAGCCTGTTAAATTGGCAGTGATTTTGGAGTTTTGGTTGGATTTATAATGACGCTATAGCTTATGATCGTGGTGGCCAAGTGGTCGTTTGGCTTTGGGATATCGGGGtgtcatgcatgaatttgatatgCTAACTACCTAGCTAGCTTTTAACTTGTAAGTACTTTTCCATGGAAACCTGTATGGACGGCTGCTTAATATTATCATGATGAGGTTGTGAGAGGGGATACATTATTACTTAATTTATTCTAACATTTGAATCTGATTCTCCTAAACTCAGTTGGGGTTGAGGGTAGGCATGTCCTAAGTTGACCTTCCCAAGTTCCAACCTTATTTAACTAGTTAATTAAGGCCAAACCCTCGTCAAATCAGGAAAAAGCAGGAAATTAAGGGCATAAACAATAGAGTATAGCCAATTGCGTGGAGCATTCCTACGAATATACAATTAGTAATTAGTTGGATGCTTCAAGAGGTCGGAATGTGTAAGTGTATATATGCATTATATGTAAAAATTTGATAATATGCAGGGCTGGCCTTATTAAAGAGGTTCAAGTGGTGCCACCACACAAGACCCTAGATTTTTCAAACCCCTCAAATTTTTTTCTGGTCCCTATATGATAGAATCATTTTTTGTGAACTTAAATACAAATTTTTGGTGTTAGCGTAGTTGAAAATTTGCCTACTCTTACTTAACGGAGTCTCCCGTGCGGTTGTTTTTACCGTTTTGCCTGCTTTTAAGCAAAAAAGACAAGTTAACACCATATTATACTTCTCTACAATTGTCTCTCtctcccaaaaaaaaaccctagatCTAGAATTTCATCGATGCCAGCCCTCTTGCTCCGACTTGAGGCTGTTGGCAAACCTCACCGCATCCCCTCCGTCATCCTTCTACCCCGCCATATCTCCTTTTCATGTGAAACTACAGGGCCTAAAAATTTTCAAAGTTGATTTTGATAATAGTTTGAAGAATGCTAGGGTAAATTGCACATGTTTGTTGGTGGATAATGACTGATGATATTTTGTAAGCTTTACATGCATAAAGAGGCATTGCTCTTAATTATAGATAATAACGcgtatatataataaatttgatctttctaACACTGCAAGAATTTTCTAGTTATATTCGCTAAAGTAGATACACTTTGCTATGCACATGAGTTTGAAAATAATGTACGGCTGATGATATACGTACATACACAATAATGCAATAAACAGTTACGAAAGCTAAAACACATCATGCCCGATATGAATACATTAGCTATAATTAGTTTACCATAGTAATATTTGTGTGCTTTTTTAACTTTTGCAGTGGAGATTTTTACTTGTACCATCCTGATTACCTTGAGCCGTTGAAGATCCTGATCACTAGCTAGCTAGTTTATTGTAGTTTGTACCAAGTACTGACCTAGCTAGACCTGATGAACCTTACAGCAAATGCAAATCAAGATTCAGAACACCCGAAACTGTGGTCTTCCATTTGACAAGCAATATAACATATGTGATATCCCATCCCcaaaattagtattttattttattttggacgTATTACGGACATTTAATTGAAGTTAGTTCGTTAATTTCTTTGGTTTTGAGAAAAGTGAAgtgaagggtatttttgtcattttgaatcTCGACCTTTTCGGTCAACTCTTGAGTTGGTTATATAGAGTTCGATTCCACGAGCGCGTAGAAGCAAACGAATCTTAAATCTAAGTTAGAACGAAAAAGTTACGAGCCTCGAAAGTAGTGAGACCTTTTAGACATGTGGACTTACTATTAGTAGTAAGTTGCCTAAGCCTAATCTGCCAAAAGTAGCAGGTTTCCATTTCGGGGGGAACCTGACCCAAAAGCCCAGAAACCCACCCAATTGACCCCCGCGACCTCCCATTTTTCGATGCCAATTTCGGCCAACCCTGGTGGAATTTttcgacaccaccaccaccatcttgaagctctcactcccctctacaaaacccaaCCAGGAATCACCTTGATTAACCATTGTATGTGGCGGTTCGAGGTCATGAAATTCGACGAAAACCAATGGTGCTCCAACCACCCTTTTCAATTTTCCGGCAAATCGGCAAAGCGATGGCCGACGCCACCACTTGGActttgtagcccatcatcctAGGAGTAAATATCGACCAGCCTTGACCCCGTTAGACCACCGTAAGTGACGAATCGACGCTGGGAAGCTTTATGCACCCACCAGCTTTATCAGCAAAATCGACTATCTTCCATCCACTTTTATACTTCGTGGcaggtataaaacttgttcCTCTTATTGAACTCTAGCCACCACATAAATTTGAGCTTATTTAGTTAATGTTGAAAATTCAGATTTTCTAAACCCTTCACATTGGCTACCACCACGTGTGGCAGTGCATGGGTCCATCCACAAGTCTTGTCTAAGTACCAAATACCTTATAGGGACCTTATGAACCTATGTCTAGCTCAGTTTcccaaaattcaattgtttggtgtggtgatcaaattggacCGCCACTCGTTTGTGTGATTGACGACAATCCAATCGTTGGATCATCGTATAATTTTGTGAGCACCTTAGTTATTGGTTGTTTGAGAACTTACAGATAGGGAATCCGATGAGCAGATCTTTTGAATTGAATAACCTAGATTTGTTGACCTTAGAGGACCTTTGATTGACGTTTAGACAATGCATTCTATTCTAGAGTGTcacttatttttagtttgttgtTGAGGCTTGATGGAGCTTAGTTGGCTCATCACGATGACGTGTTGTTCTCGGTTGACGTGCGTCTCGATTTACACAAAGTGGCACTTGGCCTCGTTTTATGTGTCGGTCTTAATAAGTTTCCTAAATGGGGTTTGTGTGTTGTATTAGGTTCTTGGAGGCGGAGTTGGTGAATCTAGAAGTGCAAATAACCCAGGTGGGTGATATTAATAttatgtgatatggttattacccatgaaattcctTGTTATATACTATGTGGATATGACATGGATTTCTAAATGATTATATGGAAATGTGTGCTACTATGCTATGTTTACTTGATGGTGCTATCggaaatacatatatatgctATGCTTGAAATGATTGTGATATGTGAGGGCTAGTAGAGGACTGTTAACCCAGTACATGGGGTAATGTGGGATAAAATCGGAAtctgcaccatgtagcagtggtacatagatggtcctgcttggttaatccgcaatgGGGGGCCATATTTTGGGATCGtgtttggttaatccgcgatggcCAATCCTTATTACATAGGTATGGCCATACATACattttaggggtgatcatgcttggttaatccgtgatgggtgatcactacctataGTATTCGTaggagtgactctgcttggttaatccgtaatggggggtcactacctacatGATATTCTCAATAGTGGTTCTGCTTTGTTAATCCGTAATGGGGGACCACCTCCTGATCGGTTTCCTaatgtaggcttcggccgaactgtgTCTCTTTGTAGCCCTAGATTATTGTTTGTTACATATATGAAAGATGAGATTGAATGCCTGTGTGGCTTAATCTAGAAAGTGACTATTGAAACAAATAGTTTACATGATGGTGTTGCCTAAAAGAGATCGGATCCAGATGTGACTCATTCCTACTCGTAGTGAAGAGATGTAATGATgaacaaatatcaatctcattCCTACACGTGATTGTATTATTGATGTTGTGTCATTCCTACACGACTTCGGGTTGTGTGATGACTGAATATTATCTTAATAGACGTGTGGtgagatttgaaattgaatACCCATTCCTATACGTAATAATGAGGCGTATGGTGGTTATATAATGAAATATGTGGTAATTAGACCCTTGCGATTACTTGGAGATGATGAAAGGCGAGTGATGAGTCACGATCCGAAGAGAATGACGGAATAATATTGATGGTGATCACATTGACGGTTGGTACGGTATACAAAAGAAGTGTCCTGTGTAGACGTAGCACTACTTTGACATTTAATGATTTGTTGTTATTTATATTCACATATAtggtattattgtcactcacacgAGCGTCGTAGCTTATCCGGATTTTGATTTGCCCGGTGCGCCATTCCCATGGAGTAGAGTTATTTTGCATAGTAATGGGTAGCAGTTAGATGAGAAGATTGCAGGTGGTGTAGTTGTGTGGGCAGTGCACTCAAGAAAAGGATTGCCACCTTTGTTGTAAGTTATTTTCGTTGAAGCTCTGATGTATATTATATGTATGAGTCTTAGCAACTCTATGTATTTTATATTGTACTGCTACTATCCTTCCGTCGCACGTCGATTTTGGGCATATCTCGGGATTGGGGCGTGACAACATCAGTGGCAGATGGAGCTGGGGACTCCTCTTCAATTCTCCAAAATCTTGCAGGTTCTCCTTTGTACTAATTTACACACACAAGAAAAACTTGCCTAGATCGGGCACTGCATAATACGATGAGAAATGTACGAGGAAACAAAATACTACATGCATCTAATTAAGGTAGGATTGCAAGAACATGGGAAACTAGGAAACTGAATAATTGATATCATAACTATTAACTTCATTGGTTTTAAGATATCTGCAAAGTTGCAAACTAATACAAAGTCACATTAACTAGTATTCTAGTTTCATGAGGTCGGACCAAATTTAGGCCCAAgttataattttgttttgtatgagGCCTGCATTAGCAGCCTTCCAAaccttgtttttttattttttttttattttattttataaatattgtGAAAAGAGCGGAGATTGGAAATTCTAgacatttgttcaaaaaaaaaaaaaagaagggaaattcTGGACAGTGAATAAATCTTTCATGTATGAGTAAAGCGTTACTTGTCTGCAACAAATATATAGTTGGATAAGTAGCAACTAGCAAGTCCATGTTCTTTCCTTGGGATCTGCTAAACACTAAAGTAGTCAATTGTCCAACAATAGCAATAGTCATAGGAACCCCTGTATGATGATGTTTAATCTTGATGGTCAATCTCTTTCGTGTATGAGTAAAGCCTTACTTGACCGCAACAAATTTTCAGAGTTAGGAACCATTTGGTTTTCAGAAACATTAAACATCATCATACAAGGGTTCCTATGACTTGCTATTGTTGGACAATTAACTACTTTAGTGTTTAGCAGATCCCAAGGAAAGAACATGGACTTGCTACTGATCCAACTATTTGATGGAAAGCTCTCAAAAATCAACGTTTTAAGATCGTCTTATTATATGCAACCTATCATAGGAGGAACTTGCAAATACTAAAAATAATCAACGTAATGTAAACCACCAACTTACAAGACAGAAAGCAAATGATTACTCAATTTTACAACCAAGTTAGAGCTTGATAGCAAACAAGACCTACACATTAACATTCGGGGCACATAGAAATCTTGAGCGATCGAACACATGCTCTATAAGCTTGGCACGACGTTGCAACACGACCAAAGAATGGCTTGATCGCTCAACTTCCGAATGACATATCAGAAGAGGGTCAAAATAGTTGAATATTAGAGTGCACtaaaactacaaaataataggaatattattaaacaaacaagaatgcCGAAACAGCTACAAAATCCCAATAGGCTACGTCGTGACTGACTTgatctctaatgaataacaaagcatcctatttataataaactaaccctaatatCTAACAAAACTTAATTCTAACGGACTAAGCCCAAAAAAccaaatattttaataaaccaaaatactaatattttccaacaaaaatgtCACCCGAGTACCACAATATCACATCAGCACTATGAACCTCGATTCGCCTGAACCAAAAAAGCTGCACCTCCTCAATGAAGAACTTGATTTGTTGGCTAAGTGACGACCACATTCACCTCCACAACATCTTCAGAAGAAAGCAAAAATGGACAAAACAAGTTGGTCCATCCAATGTCTAACGATGAAAACAACATCCACCACAGGCCCAGTTAGATCGATGAAGAATCTAGCCAGCATGCAAATTCCAATAAAATCTGTCTAAAAAATCGCCAAAATAAAGGCCCTAAAAGAATATTATGGGACAAAAACCTTGCACAAGGCAATGGAAAGGACGACTAACACATGATGTCTAGGGAGAAACGTTCTTCACTGTTGTAGGTTATACTCTATTCTTTGGAGGCTTAGATCTTTTATAGcttgttaaatttttatttttagtgatgttatttgaccacttttattgaatgTATTGTTGAGTATCTCTTTAATACATTCACATGCCTATAAATGTTTTTATTACAGAGATAGTCGATATATTATGCTACAAATActgttattttatatttttaaatggaTTGCACCTGATTGTGAGAGGAATGAATATGATCtgtaaatatgttttttttcattaattaaaatgaatgaaaaatgtaaTGTGTTATATCGGCTAAACTATGTGAACGAAAATTGAGACAATTGACATCACAAGGACAAAAGTGAACTTCAACCAAACTAGAGgagtttgacccaaaaaaaaaaacaaaaacaaacaaacaaactagaGGACCAAAAGTGATTTTGTCTAAAATTCTTGGGTACATTTAGAAACTAAAAAGTACAAAGAAATAAGCAAGGAAAAGGCTCGGACCTTCCTCGGACACAGAATTCCcagaaaaacaaggaaaaacttTCCTGTTGATTCCATCTCCCTCCAAACCCACGATGAAGTTCAAAAGGTTCCTGTCAATCCCAATCTTAATGGTGTTTCTGTTAATTGGTGTTGTGTGTTACATCACGGTTTTCATCTTCATCGACGATTGGGTTGGATTGAAGAGCTACGCTGGTTCTCTGAACGCTCtggttttcattttcttggcatCTCTCTGCCTCTTCTCCTTTTTTTGCTGTGTTCTCACCAACCCAGGTCATGTTCCTGCTTCCTACGTCCCTGATGTTGAAGATAGTGCGGTCTCCGATCAAGAATCTAAGAAAAATGTGAGCTTTTTGGAGCGCTTTTTgctattttctgtttggttggtgagaaaatTGAGGGAAAGATGATCAATTGAAGTTTTGGTTTTAATGCTTTATGTTTGGATGTTGAGTAGAATGCAAGTTTTGAGTGGTGTGTTAATGGGTTGTTGAGAATGTATCTAATTAGTCATGTTATAGATTTGATGAATGATTTCGATGCTCGTTTCGACTAAGGGTTAGTTAGATTAACTGTTGTTTGTGAAATTTGGTATGATTTCGATGCTCATTTGAGTGGATTCATTTTATAGCAAGTCAAATAATAAGTTTTTGAATCTTGGCAAATGGCAATACAGATTAGTAGTTATTCTCACCCCATTGGCTCTTATATCTGTTTCTTGTGTGATTTATCGGGTTTAGGCCGAAAAACAGTGAGAATTGAGAAATCTTTATGAGTTACTCATTTTTTGTTTGCTGAGAGCGGCATCAACAAATTAGTCAACATACATGCTTAAAGCTTGGTTGTTTAGGGAGTATGCATAGAAAATATGAGAGTTGGACTACTGAGTCGATTGCATTGCTTGTTGAAGGAGATCGTTCAAGCGTGAGTCAGTTCTTTTACCTGTTTCATCAAGGTGGATATTTGTTAGTATAGTAGAGATAGAGATGTCATATAATTTGGTTACCAGTGAGATGAAACTGAAAGTAAAGCTTATACAATTGCAACCATAGGAGTATGGACACAGGACATAGTGACACAAGATAAAAGCaaagcgctctctctctctctctctctctctctcttccccctgCAACCCACTTTCAATGACTTTCTGAAGAGTTCATGTCATCAAATACTTTATTGCGGTGCGCCTAGCTGCACATTAGTAATGCTGATTTCTTCTCTCTGTAGCTAATTTTGAAACTTTGGATCCTTGATCTCTGACAGGGGCCCTGTGACAAGTGTTCTACATTCAAGCCTCCCAGGGCTCATCATTGTCGGGTTTGCCGTAGGTGTGTTTTAAGAATGGTAGGTTGAATTACATTCTCATTTCCATGTTATATTATTCATGATTCTTTTGCACACATTATATTTTTCCGTTTATATTTTTCATGCCAAAATTGGGTGCAGGATCATCACTGCCTGTGGATCAATAACTGTGTTGGTTACTGGAACTACAAGGCATTTTTTATGCTTGTTTTTTATGCAACACTAGGATGCTTGTACTCTACAGTTAAGTTTGTCTGGTTCTTCCTTTTACATGTTATGAACTTTATCATATAATAATAAGCTGCCTCAAATTCTGACTGAAGGTTTTCAACATGTTTAGGTGATCATTATAAAGTGTGGATCTCAAAAGGACTTAGAATTCAGTGGAAGTGTTAGTCACAAGGTTTTTTATGTGAGTTATTGCACTTttggtcttttcctttggcGCTGAGGACGTTTATCTGTTTCTGATTTCTTGATTTGGAGTAAATTCCTACGTACTTAAGTTAGATCAAGAACCTAGTTAAGCCTCTTCTGTGTTTATGCACACTTAATGAGTTAGATGCAGATATAGTGCTTTCTACTACAACGGATGTTTCATGGCTCAAATTTCAACAGTGTGGCGCACAGAAATTTGGAGGACTAGTTGCTTAGTGTAACAGTCATATAAATGAGTCCGTtttatcaaatttcaaaagtgtGGCACGTTGGTACAGTGCACAGAAATTTGGAGGACTAGTTGCTTAGTGTAACAGTCATATAAATGAGTCCGTtttatcaaatttcaaaagtgtGGCATGTTGTTACAGTGCACAGAAATTCGGAGGACTAGTTGCTTAGTGTAACAGTCATATAAATGAGTCCGTTTTAGTAATTGATACCACGTACCGAAAAATAACTTGCATTAGACCAACAATATATTCTATCAGTTATGAAATGTTAAGGCAACGAACCATAAAGTACATTAAATAAACAGGaattttgaattgaatttggaacttAGGATAGATTACAAATAGTGCTACTGAGAAGGTTAATTAGCCGATCAATTTATTGTGGGAGAGTGTCCATTACAACAGATTTTCATCTTTATAACAACTTGAGCTTAGTCAACTACTTAGAAAGTTAAAGATTTATTACTCTAATTGAGTTGAATTTTTAATGAAGTTCTATTGCAGTTCAAAGTGATTTGAACTTAAAAGCCTTTGTTGCATCACCAATCATCTTTACTGGTTATTCAGGTTGTGTCTGGACTAGTGATGGCTTCCTTGAGCTTAATGCTTGGAACTCTTTTAGGTTGGCATTTCTACCTCATCACCCAGAATATGACAACTATAGAGGTAACTGTGACATTTTGTAATTGGAACTGGAGCTATTTTTTCCTTCTCTGAATAATTGACACAGAGCTAACTTGGATCTCTTACCAGTATTATGAAGGAATACGGGCAGCATGGTTGGTTAAGAAATCTGGGCAGAGTTACAGACATCCGTACAATCTTAGTATCTACACAAACATCACTTCGGTCTCTATCTATCCCACTCTTTCTGTGCCCCCTCTGTGTGTGTATTTTGTATCttcatatatttgttattaAAATCTGTGAGAAGGGTTAACATTGCAAgtcatttttcttttgatcaggtCTTGGGTCCAAATGTGCTGAAATGGTTATGTCCTACATCAGTAGGGCATCTAAAAGATGGACTTATCTTCCCTACTCCGCGTGATAGTTCATGAGTTTTCTGCCGCTGCTCAAATTCAGATTCGGTGGCCCAGATTCATGCATGTACATCAGAACACAAAGAACGTGAAGCATGTTCGCCGTAGTCATCTCTTAATATGAAAAGAAACTAGAAAAAGGGCAACCCAACGGAAGAAGCAACTGGATAGGTTATGAGCTTCATTAGATGCATCCGAAGGTACCAAGACTTTCACAAAAGGATAGAGAGTAGATTGGATATATGAAGTGTAGATTTGGATATTTTATTCAAATACAAACTGGGGAATACTACCAGAATAGAAACAAAGTTTGTAATTTCATGTCTAAAGACCATTTTTGTATATATTCTTTATGGGATGTGGTTTTTACATATCATTTttaacttctcacacacctctttttatttCTGGCCATCAGATGGATTAAATCAAAGGGAAACAACAAACATGGTTAAACAACGATATATGAGAGGTAAAAAAGACCGTGAGTGTTGCATGTTTatcaatttttaatataataatttcataatgaaaataatattACACATGTGTATATGTAAAAGATATTAACCCTTGTAATGACAGCTCATCTAACTAACCAAAACTAATAAACCTAAAATAACAAACTCTTAACAAATTCTTAACAAACACTAAGTCTTGTCCTTTACAATATTACCCTTAGTAATACTATTTGTTACGAGATAATTAAGAACTATATTATGTTGAATGCTGTACAACTAGAGGCAAATAGTGGATAGAgcctccttttcttttctttatccaCCACTAGCTCCTAGTTGTTCAGTATTTAACTATATTATGTAATCCGTGATGCCATGGCTTAATTTATatctattaattttattttatttttgttgaataAGATGCTTTATGGAAcatcataaaacaaaaaaaggccTCACAAGCATTAGCACTGCTAACTATAAAATACAAAGGCTTCCAAGAAAGAAAACATCAAGCTAGATTGTGTGCCTCGGTAACAAATCTTCCGGATAAAAACCAATTGAGACAAAACTTCGGACAAAGACAAATAGAGTACCTTACATGTTTGAAGTACAATGCATCACCTCCATTATTGCAACACCCATCATATAAGGAAGCACCACCACCATTATTTTCGTACGACATCTACCATCCTTTCTCCCAATATAATGTTTGAAAATGAGATGACGTGATGTCATGACGATTAATAATGTGGGACATGAGATGGTTGATGAAACATAGCCAAGTTTTCTGGAGAAGTGCTTAAGTTAACGCGAGTTGTGGGAGATCGGGATCGACTTCAAAACCTCGCGAGGAGAGAATTAAAATGTCAACATTGCCCAGGTTTGTGGTGATCAAGTCGAACTACAATGACAAATATTTGCGATTCAATATTGATGCAGAGGAGAATCTGAAGCGAGTCATGCCAGCTGCAAGGTATATCAATTTCACAGGAGAGGAAGCATGGAGCGAATACACAAAATTTGAAGTGGAGAAGGCAAAGAGTAATGGGAATGAGGGACTAGTGCACATTAGATGCTGCTACAACAACAAATACTGGGTGATGCCTGCTTGTGGTTATACTCAGATTGTTGCTGGTGCTGATGAACCAGACGAAGACAAATCCAAGTTCTCGTGTACCTTGTTTGAGCCTATCTACGCATATGATGATAGTCTCCCGGTTCATAATGCCAGAAGTACTAATTATATAGTACTCCGATTCCGCCATGTCCACAATGGAAAGTACGTAGCATTGGTACAAAACAATCCGAATGACAAATACTGGGGTTTCATATACACGTATGGGGAATCGCCTAGCCAGAAGTTTATGGATGTGTTCATGGTCATCGACTGGGAATCATTGGTGCCAGTCAAGTTACTTCCCaagcatgtggcgttcaaaggccGTAATGGCAACTACCTCAGTGCCCGCTTGATCGACCAACAACCACATCTGCTGCAGTTCGAATCCATTGACATTGAAGATCCATCTGTGGGAAACGAGGTCTTCACCAACGCTGATGGAACTGTCCGCATAAAGTCCAATTCCTCGGGGAAATTCTGGAGACTTTCCAAGGACGACTGGATATGTGCCAACTCAGATGACTCCAGCGACAATGATTCCGACACCTTGTTTTGGCCGATCAAAGTAGGTGACAATGTCATTGCTCTCCGCAGCATACGCAACAATAATTTCTGCAAGAGATTTACCATCAGCACAATTACTAGCAGTCTCAATGCAAATGCCCCCACTATTGACAAAGAGGCGTACCTTGAGGTGGAAGAGGTTCTCCCCTTATGGAGGGATAtcagtggtatttctcttcgcCTCTATCGTGCAAGGATCTACAACCAACACGTTGTTGAAATGGCCGTGGGAGAGGTCGTTAACCGTACCAAAGAATCTTACCCTGTAGAGGTAAAGCTTTCGTATACACAAACAACGAGAAGTACTTGGAAGTACTCTAGCGTCTTGTCGATTTTGAAGTTGCCTGGTGTCAAGAGCAGTACCAATACCGCAATTCCAATAATTGCAGACGATAACAAGGTGAAGATTGGATTTACTGGAACAGCTCAATTTGGAGAAACTGAGACAGTCACAAGTAGTCAAAAGGAGGTTGTGTATAAAGATGTTCTACAAGCAATGACTAGGGTGAAGGTGAAGTATGTAGCAACCGAGGCTTCATTTGATGTTCCCTTCTCCTACACACAGCGCGACACTCTCATGAGCGGGGAAACAATTACTAGCAACATAGACGATGGTGTTTATACTGGTGTCAATACCTTCGACTTCAAGTTCGACACCACAGAAGAAAAGCTTTGATATTCCATTAGTACTACTGTACCTGAAATTTATGTGTGTATCTTcgtttatgttttatgtgatTGTCATTTTGCAGTAGTCTGTTAATTTCCAAAAAATCgacgaaaaagaaataaatcaaGAACATAAACTTTTCCATGCTATTTTCTTTTACTTTAAttgcttggattttttttttccagtgcTGATAATATTGAATCAGTATTGTCTTTGAGTTTGGAATAGTCTTTGGATTTATTTCCTCTGTAATAATGTCTTTTCATCCAACTTGTGATGATATATGTtattaaaaatcaaatccttCATGAGTGTGTGTTCCAGCTTTCTCTCACTCAAAATGCTCTTTATTTATAAAGATTTTGACAAATGAAATACTAGAAAACTGAAGTTCATCACAAAGAAGTTCATTCTCAAACCTGGGATGATGCATAATGAGATAAATGTTTTAGTTGCTGGGAATACGGCTCACCAGTACATTTAGTGTCGTAATACAAGTGACGGTATCTAACAACTTAGATTATAATACTTGGTGTATTGGGTTGTGTTTTCGGCATTGAAAATTCTCTCCTATACTAACATCTCGGTTGTATTAACAATTTATTATTAAGCCTTTAGTTTTCTAGCATTATCATGCATCGAGAAGAAAAGCCAATCAGTGAAGTTTCTTGTGACtttggtgattgattttatgattAAGTTAAGGAGACAACTATAGTGGCAATAAAGAAGACTTCTAGCATTATCATGCATCCAGAAGAAAA
This genomic window contains:
- the LOC126591601 gene encoding probable protein S-acyltransferase 15, yielding MKFKRFLSIPILMVFLLIGVVCYITVFIFIDDWVGLKSYAGSLNALVFIFLASLCLFSFFCCVLTNPGHVPASYVPDVEDSAVSDQESKKNGPCDKCSTFKPPRAHHCRVCRRCVLRMDHHCLWINNCVGYWNYKAFFMLVFYATLGCLYSTVIIIKCGSQKDLEFSGSVSHKVFYVVSGLVMASLSLMLGTLLGWHFYLITQNMTTIEYYEGIRAAWLVKKSGQSYRHPYNLSIYTNITSVLGPNVLKWLCPTSVGHLKDGLIFPTPRDSS
- the LOC126614351 gene encoding uncharacterized protein LOC126614351, whose amino-acid sequence is MSTLPRFVVIKSNYNDKYLRFNIDAEENLKRVMPAARYINFTGEEAWSEYTKFEVEKAKSNGNEGLVHIRCCYNNKYWVMPACGYTQIVAGADEPDEDKSKFSCTLFEPIYAYDDSLPVHNARSTNYIVLRFRHVHNGKYVALVQNNPNDKYWGFIYTYGESPSQKFMDVFMVIDWESLVPVKLLPKHVAFKGRNGNYLSARLIDQQPHLLQFESIDIEDPSVGNEVFTNADGTVRIKSNSSGKFWRLSKDDWICANSDDSSDNDSDTLFWPIKVGDNVIALRSIRNNNFCKRFTISTITSSLNANAPTIDKEAYLEVEEVLPLWRDISGISLRLYRARIYNQHVVEMAVGEVVNRTKESYPVEVKLSYTQTTRSTWKYSSVLSILKLPGVKSSTNTAIPIIADDNKVKIGFTGTAQFGETETVTSSQKEVVYKDVLQAMTRVKVKYVATEASFDVPFSYTQRDTLMSGETITSNIDDGVYTGVNTFDFKFDTTEEKL